Genomic segment of Kibdelosporangium phytohabitans:
CGGGCCACGGCCGTCACTTCGTCCAGGTCGACGCCGCCCGCGACGAGGTGCGCCATCGAATCGATCACGCGGACGGCCTCGGGCCCGTGCTCGGCGGCGGTCACCAGGCCGAGGTGCCGGGACGGCACCTGCAGGCTCTCGTCCCGCCGCAACGCCCCGAGCAGCGGCAACCCGACTTCCTCGCACGCCGTGGCCAGGATCGAGGCGTGGTACGCCGATCCGACGCGGTTGGCGATCACACCGGCGAGCCGGATCGACGTGTCGAACGCGCGGAAACCGTGCACGAGCGCGGCCATGCTGCGTGCCTGGCCCCACGCGTCGACCACCAGGATCACCGGTGCTTGCAGGAGTTTGGCGATGTGGGCGGTCGAGCCGAAGTCCGACGCCGGGTCGCGGCCGTCGAACATGCCCATCACGCCTTCGATCACGGCGATGTCCGCACCGGCCGCGCCGCGCAGCAACAGCGGCGCGACCGTGGACTCGCCGACGAGGACGGGGTCGAGATTGCGGCCGGGCCTGCCCGCCGCGAGCGTGTGGTAGCCGGGGTCGATGTAGTCCGGGCCGACCTTGAACGGCGCGACCTTGTCGCCGCGCCGCCGCAACGCCGCCATCAGCCCGGTCGCCACGGTCGTCTTGCCGCAGCCGGAGGCCGGGGCCGCGATCACGACCCGGGGAATCACCACTCGATGCCCCGCTGACCCTTTTGCCCGTCGTCCATCGGGTGCTTCACCTTCGTCATCGTCACGACCATGTCGGCCGCGTCGACCAGTGCCTGCGGCGCGTGCCGCCCGGTGATCACCACGTGCTGGTGGCCGGGGCGGTCCCGCAGTGCCGCCACGACCTCGCCGACGTCGACCCAGCCCCAGTGCATCGGGTACGTGAACTCGTCGAGGACGTAGAACCCGTGCTGTTCGGCGGCGAGCCTGCGGGCGATCTCACGCCAGCCTTCCCGCGCCGCGGCAGCGTGGTCGTCCTCGGTGCCCTGCTTGCGGGTCCACGACCAGCCTTCGCCCATTTTGTGCCATTCGACCGGTCCGCCTTCCCCGGTCTGCTCGTGCAGCCTGCCGAGGGCCTTGAAGGCGTTCTCCTCGCCGACCTTCCACTTCGCCGACTTGACGAACTGGAACACGCCGATCGACCAGCCCTGGTTCCAGCCGCGCAGCGCCAGGCCGAACGCGGCGGTGGACTTGCCCCGCATCTCGCCCGTGTGCAGGACCAGCAACGGCCGGTTGCGGCGCTGCCGCGTGGTCAGGCCGTCCCGTGGGACGGCGACCGGTTTTCCTTGTGGCACGCCAGTTCCTCCTTACGCTGCTCGCGCTGCCCTGACCACGCCCGAGACCTGGTCGGCCGACAGGTCCGCCAGGCGCAGGCAGGTGCCGCCCATCACCGCGGCCACCTTGGCCGCCAGGCCCAGCCGCACGTAGCCCTGTTCGCAGTCGACCACGATGTTCGCGATGCCGTCGGCGGCGAGCATCCCGGCCGCGCGGACGGCGTCGTCCATCGGGTCGCGGCCACCTGCCGTCCGGGTGGCTTTCCCGTCGGTCAGCAGCACCAGCAGCGGACGGCGGCGTGGGTCACGGAGTCGTTCGGCGGCGAGGACTCGGCGTACTTTCAGCAGTCCGTCGGCCAGTGGTGTGCGGCCGCCGGTGCGCAGGCCCTTCAGCCGCGCCGCAGCCGCGTCCACCGAGGACGTCGGAGGCAGGGCGACTTCCGCGCTGCTGCCGCGGAACGTGACCACGCCGACCTTGTCGCGTCGCTGGTAGGCGTCACGCAGCAGCGACAGGACCGCGCCCGTCACGGCGGACATGCGTTTGCGGGCCGCCATCGAGCCGGACGCGTCCACGCAGAAGATGACGAGGTTGCTTTCCTTGCCCTCGCGGACGGCCAGTCGCACGTCCTGCGAACGCAAGACCAACCCGGTGCCCGTCCGGCCGCGTGCGGCCTGGAACGGCGCGGCGGCCGACAGCGTGCCGACCAGGTGCAGACCGTGTCCATCTACTGTGGACGGACGAACGGTGTGGCCGTTGCGTGCCGCCGCACGCGACCGGCGTCCCGGCGCGCCTTCGCCGATACCGGGCACTTCGAGCAGGCGGGCACGGAACGCGGGCGCCGGAGGCGTGGGCGGCTGGTCACCGGAGGTCCCGCCTCCCGGCGGCTGCTCCTTGTCGCCTGGCGGTTGTTCCGCGTTGCCATGGCTTTCCGCACCGCCGCCGTCGGGGCCGCCGTCCGGGTCGTCATCCGGCTCCGGCTCTTGTTCCTGCTCGGCGGCGTTCCGCAAGGCGTCCTGCAGCTGCTGCTCGTCGAGCCCCGGCTCGTCGAAGGGGTCACGCCTGCGCCGGTGCGGCAACGCGAGCCGCACGGCGACTT
This window contains:
- a CDS encoding cobyrinate a,c-diamide synthase, producing the protein MIPRVVIAAPASGCGKTTVATGLMAALRRRGDKVAPFKVGPDYIDPGYHTLAAGRPGRNLDPVLVGESTVAPLLLRGAAGADIAVIEGVMGMFDGRDPASDFGSTAHIAKLLQAPVILVVDAWGQARSMAALVHGFRAFDTSIRLAGVIANRVGSAYHASILATACEEVGLPLLGALRRDESLQVPSRHLGLVTAAEHGPEAVRVIDSMAHLVAGGVDLDEVTAVARSAGPLPGTPWESGMAEAGRPVIAIAGGPAFTFGYAEHAELLAEAGAQVEVFDPLHDSALPEGARGLVLPGGFPEQHAEALSANEPLRRAVAEFRGPVHAECGGLLFLVKSLDGHPMCGVLDATAEMTASLSLGYRDAVAVSDSPLCAEGTRWTGHEFHRTVVHPVHGPKPAWVWRDREGSVVREGYVSGQVHASYLHTHPVANPGAIARFVARATR
- the cobO gene encoding cob(I)yrinic acid a,c-diamide adenosyltransferase, which produces MPQGKPVAVPRDGLTTRQRRNRPLLVLHTGEMRGKSTAAFGLALRGWNQGWSIGVFQFVKSAKWKVGEENAFKALGRLHEQTGEGGPVEWHKMGEGWSWTRKQGTEDDHAAAAREGWREIARRLAAEQHGFYVLDEFTYPMHWGWVDVGEVVAALRDRPGHQHVVITGRHAPQALVDAADMVVTMTKVKHPMDDGQKGQRGIEW
- a CDS encoding putative cobaltochelatase, which encodes MRFPFSAIVGHDDLRMALLLNAVHPGIGGVLVRGEKGTAKSTIVRALAALLPVVDVVPGCRFACDPANPDPACPDAPHDGADQRAARLVELPVGATEDRLAGSLDLERALTEGVRAYQPGLLAAAHRGVLYVDEVNLLHDHLVDLLLDAAAMGRAHVEREGVSISHAASFLLVGTMNPEEGELRPQLLDRFGLTVHVVSSRDVAVRTEVIRRRLAFETDPAGFAARWTAADAALAEQIVKARTALPGVALPDAELRRIASVCAAFEVDGMRADLVVARTAIAHAAWRGADSVDADDVEVAVRLALPHRRRRDPFDEPGLDEQQLQDALRNAAEQEQEPEPDDDPDGGPDGGGAESHGNAEQPPGDKEQPPGGGTSGDQPPTPPAPAFRARLLEVPGIGEGAPGRRSRAAARNGHTVRPSTVDGHGLHLVGTLSAAAPFQAARGRTGTGLVLRSQDVRLAVREGKESNLVIFCVDASGSMAARKRMSAVTGAVLSLLRDAYQRRDKVGVVTFRGSSAEVALPPTSSVDAAAARLKGLRTGGRTPLADGLLKVRRVLAAERLRDPRRRPLLVLLTDGKATRTAGGRDPMDDAVRAAGMLAADGIANIVVDCEQGYVRLGLAAKVAAVMGGTCLRLADLSADQVSGVVRAARAA